One window of Papaver somniferum cultivar HN1 chromosome 9, ASM357369v1, whole genome shotgun sequence genomic DNA carries:
- the LOC113312131 gene encoding uncharacterized protein LOC113312131 — MGKKRKDANLNTPLWNYVEKQGKSDEGGGNNKIQCIICNYIFFGSYTRVKAHLLRIEGQGVKICEGIDPDSFEELKKLSEDADMRSQHTKTGSLIPLPGVENYGTVARKGDKAYGNLFNASARDKLDHTIGRFFFGCGIAFNNIRSPLFIDMIQCATNSNIAGYIPPSAQRLSTKLLEEEKRNVDKMLIPIKSGWKRNGVSIASDGWSDNNSRPLINFMGVSSSGPVFLKAVDTSGNYKDAAYLASLFKNTIEEVGVKNVVQLITDNAPVCKASAMQVENTFKHIFWTPCVAHTLNLALKDLCECKPTTKHQGRFEEFQWMQDLVTEGIAVKIFVANHSKALTIYKKYATLKLLSYGETRFATNLIMLLRLVEVKSALSAMVMDKDWKDDKGEDVAKALLIKNRICDNDWWEKVCYLINLTAPIVDFLRFTDTDKPSLHKVYDMWDTMIERVSDEWIEGGLNRVHPHRDEELSNGRNTCFERLFTSSEDRKAITDQYGAFSGCSLGFSSWISQRDRNTEDAASWWNNYGSSAPLLANLADRLMNQPCTASSAERNWSTYSQIQNAKRNKLDPQRAEDLVYVHSSLRLLSRKEDRYTKGPTQYWDVQNDESSLRAPTEQELANLGLDKPSYTLPPSGDSEDI; from the exons ATGGGcaagaaaagaaaagacgcaAATCTCAACACCCCCCTTTGGAATTATGttgaaaaacaaggaaaaagtGACGAAGGTGGTGGAAACAATAAAATCCAGTGCATAATATGTAACTATATATTCTTTGGTTCTTATACTCGGGTGAAAGCCCATCTTCTTCGTATAGAAGGACAAGGTGTTAAGATATGTGAGGGCATAGATCCTGATAGTTTTGAGGAATTGAAGAAGTTATCAGAAGATGCTGACATGAGAAGCCAACATACAAAAACAGGTAGTCTTATTCCATTACCAGGTGTTGAAAATTATGGAACTGTGGCAAGAAAAGGTGATAAGGCTTACGGAAATTTGTTTAATGCGAGTGCCAGAGATAAGCTGGATCATACAATTGGGAGGTTTTTCTTTGGTTGTGGTATAGCTTTTAATAATATCCGTTCTCCATTATTCATAGATATGATCCAATGTGCAACAAATAGTAACATTGCAGGTTATATTCCACCTAGTGCACAGAGATTGAGCACTAAACTCCTGGAAGAAGAGAAAAGGAATGTAGACAAGATGTTAATACCTATCAAGAGTGGATGGAAAAGGAATGGTGTTTCGATTGCGAGTGATGGATGGTCTGACAATAATAGTAGACCTCTAATAAATTTCATGGGAGTCTCTAGTAGTGGTCCTGTGTTTTTGAAGGCAGTTGATACTTCAGGAAACTATAAGGATGCTGCCTACTTGGCTAGTTTGTTTAAGAACACCATTGAAGAAGTTGGGGTTAAGAATGTTGTACAATTGATTACCGACAATGCACCTGTGTGCAAGGCATCTGCTATGCAAGTGGAGAACACTTTCAAGCATATCTTTTGGACTCCATGTGTAGCACACACACTGAACTTGGCCTTGAAAGATCTGTGCGAGTGCAAGCCGACAACCAAACACCAAGGAAGATTTGAAGAGTTTCAGTGGATGCAAGACCTGGTTACAGAAGGAATAGCAGTCAAAATATTTGTTGCGAATCACTCAAAAGCTTTAACAATTTACAAGAAATATGCTACACTAAAGTTGCTGAGCTATGGTGAAACAAGGTTTGCTACTAACCTGATTATGTTGCTCCGTTTGGTTGAAGTTAAATCAGCTTTGTCGGCTATGGTGATGGACAAAGATTGGAAAGATGACAAAGGGGAAGACGTTGCTAAGGCACTACTGATTAAGAATAGGATTTGTGATAATGATTGGTGGGAAAAGGTATGTTACTTGATCAATCTCACTGCACCAATTGTTGATTTCTTGAGGTTCACCGACACTGACAAACCATCTTTGCACAAAGTGTATGATATGTGGGATACCATGATTGAAAGGGTAAG TGATGAATGGATTGAAGGTGGGTTGAATCGTGTTCATCCACATCGTGATGAGGAGTTATCAAATGGTAGAAACACTTGCTTTGAGAGATTGTTTACTAGCTCGGAAGATAGAAAAGCAATTACAGATCAGTATGGTGCATTTTCTGGATGCAGTCTGGGCTTCTCTAGTTGGATCTCTCAAAGAGATAGGAATACAGAAGATGCTGCATCATGGTGGAACAACTATGGATCTTCTGCACCTTTGCTAGCTAATTTGGCTGACAGGTTGATGAACCAACCATGCACCGCTTCTAGTGCTGAGAGAAATTGGTCAACGTATTCGCAAATTCAAAATGCAAAGCGCAACAAGCTTGATCCACAAAGAGCAGAAGATCTGGTGTATGTTCATAGTAGTCTGAGATTGTTATCTAGAAAAGAGGATAGATATACCAAAGGGCCAACTCAATATTGGGATGTTCAAAATGATGAATCTAGTCTGAGAGCACCTACTGAACAAGAATTAGCAAACTTAGGCCTTGATAAACCTAGTTACACTCTGCCACCAAGTGGTGATTCAGAGGACATTTGA